Proteins encoded in a region of the Pigmentiphaga litoralis genome:
- the atpG gene encoding F0F1 ATP synthase subunit gamma: MPGIKEIRTKIKSVQNTRKITKAMEMVAASKMRKAQERMRAARPYADKVRNIAAHMAQANPDYEHPFLARRDDIKAAGLIVVTTDKGLCGALNTNVLRAVLARLKEFQAKGIKPQTTAIGNKGANLLSRVNANVVSQVVQLGDAPNLERLIGAIKVQLDAYAEGKVDVVYIAYNRFINTMRQEPVVEQLLPLSADRFEQSEAEKRAYSWDYIYEPDAQSVIDELLLRYVEALVFQAVAENMASEQSARMVAMKAASDNAKKVIGDLQLVYNKTRQAAITKEISEIVGGAAAV, translated from the coding sequence ATGCCCGGAATCAAGGAAATCCGTACCAAGATCAAGAGCGTGCAAAACACGCGCAAGATCACGAAGGCGATGGAAATGGTCGCCGCGTCCAAAATGCGCAAGGCGCAGGAACGGATGCGTGCGGCTCGCCCATACGCCGACAAGGTGCGCAACATTGCTGCGCACATGGCTCAGGCCAACCCCGATTACGAGCACCCGTTTCTTGCCCGTCGCGATGACATCAAGGCCGCTGGCCTGATCGTCGTCACGACCGACAAGGGACTGTGCGGCGCGTTGAACACCAACGTGCTGCGCGCGGTGCTTGCACGCTTGAAAGAGTTCCAGGCCAAGGGCATCAAGCCGCAAACCACTGCCATCGGCAACAAGGGTGCGAACCTGCTGTCCCGTGTGAATGCCAATGTCGTGTCGCAAGTGGTCCAGCTGGGCGATGCGCCCAACCTGGAACGCCTGATCGGCGCGATCAAGGTGCAGCTCGACGCGTATGCCGAGGGCAAGGTGGATGTGGTGTACATCGCGTACAACCGCTTCATCAACACCATGCGGCAGGAACCGGTGGTCGAGCAGTTGCTGCCTTTGTCGGCGGACCGCTTCGAACAGAGCGAGGCCGAAAAGCGGGCCTACTCGTGGGACTACATCTATGAACCCGACGCACAGTCGGTCATCGATGAACTCCTGCTGCGCTACGTCGAAGCCCTGGTGTTCCAGGCCGTTGCCGAAAACATGGCGTCCGAGCAGTCGGCGCGGATGGTGGCAATGAAGGCTGCATCGGACAACGCCAAGAAGGTGATCGGCGATCTGCAACTGGTCTACAACAAGACCCGTCAGGCAGCCATCACCAAAGAAATTTCGGAAATCGTGGGTGGCGCGGCGGCCGTTTAA
- the atpA gene encoding F0F1 ATP synthase subunit alpha produces the protein MQLNPSEISELLKSRIQGLSNSTDIRTQGTVVSVTDGITRVHGLSDVMQGEMLEFPNNTFGLALNLERDSVGAVILGEYTHISEGDIVKTTGRILEVPVGPELKGRVVNALGAPIDGKGPVNAKMTDVIEKVAPGVIARKSVSQPLQSGVKAIDAMVPVGRGQRELIIGDRQTGKTAVAIDTIISQKGKGVTCVYVAIGQKASTINNVVRKLEEHGALEYTIVVAATASDSAAMQYISAYSGCTMGEYFRDRGEDALIIYDDLTKQAWAYRQISLLLRRPPGREAYPGDVFYLHSRLLERSARVNEDYVEKFTKGAVTGKTGSLTALPIIETQAGDVSAFVPTNVISITDGQIFLESDLFNAGIRPAINAGISVSRVGGAAQTKVIKKLAGGIRTDLAQYRELAAFAQFASDLDDSTRRQLERGRRVVELLKQPQYQPLQVWELAVSLFAANNGYIDDVEVKDVLAFEKGLKDYLKSKYAALVGRIEDTKEISKDDDAAMHDAVKDFKKNGAF, from the coding sequence ATGCAACTCAACCCGTCCGAGATCAGCGAACTGCTCAAGAGCCGTATCCAGGGCCTGAGCAATTCGACTGACATTCGCACCCAGGGCACGGTCGTTTCCGTGACCGATGGTATTACCCGCGTCCACGGCCTGTCCGACGTGATGCAGGGCGAAATGCTCGAATTCCCGAACAACACGTTCGGTCTGGCGCTCAACCTCGAGCGCGATTCCGTCGGTGCTGTGATTTTGGGTGAATACACGCACATCTCCGAAGGCGACATCGTCAAGACGACGGGCCGCATTCTGGAAGTGCCGGTTGGTCCGGAACTGAAGGGCCGTGTGGTCAACGCGCTGGGCGCGCCGATCGACGGCAAGGGTCCGGTCAACGCAAAGATGACCGACGTGATCGAAAAGGTCGCGCCGGGCGTGATCGCACGTAAGTCGGTGTCGCAGCCGCTGCAGTCGGGCGTCAAGGCTATCGACGCCATGGTGCCGGTCGGCCGTGGTCAGCGCGAGCTGATCATTGGTGACCGTCAGACCGGCAAGACCGCGGTCGCCATCGACACGATCATCAGCCAGAAGGGCAAGGGCGTCACCTGCGTGTACGTCGCGATCGGCCAGAAGGCATCGACGATCAACAACGTGGTCCGCAAGCTCGAAGAGCACGGCGCGCTGGAATACACCATTGTCGTGGCCGCCACGGCATCCGACTCGGCCGCGATGCAGTACATCTCGGCATACTCGGGTTGCACGATGGGCGAGTACTTCCGCGACCGCGGCGAAGACGCGCTGATCATTTATGACGATCTGACCAAGCAAGCCTGGGCGTATCGCCAGATTTCGCTGCTGCTGCGCCGTCCGCCAGGCCGTGAAGCCTACCCGGGCGACGTGTTCTACCTGCACTCGCGTCTGCTGGAACGTTCGGCTCGTGTGAACGAAGACTACGTCGAGAAGTTCACCAAGGGCGCCGTGACCGGCAAGACCGGTTCGCTGACCGCCCTGCCGATCATCGAAACGCAAGCCGGCGACGTGTCCGCGTTCGTTCCGACCAACGTGATCTCGATCACCGACGGCCAGATCTTCCTGGAATCGGACCTGTTCAACGCCGGTATCCGCCCCGCTATCAACGCCGGTATCTCGGTGTCGCGAGTCGGTGGCGCCGCGCAGACCAAGGTCATCAAGAAGCTGGCCGGTGGTATCCGTACCGACCTGGCCCAGTACCGTGAACTGGCTGCGTTCGCGCAGTTCGCTTCCGACCTGGACGATTCGACCCGTCGCCAGCTGGAACGTGGCCGCCGCGTGGTGGAACTGCTCAAGCAGCCCCAGTACCAGCCGCTGCAGGTCTGGGAACTGGCGGTCTCGCTGTTCGCCGCCAACAACGGCTACATCGACGACGTCGAAGTCAAGGACGTCCTGGCCTTCGAAAAGGGCCTGAAGGACTACCTGAAGTCGAAGTACGCCGCGCTGGTGGGCCGCATTGAAGACACCAAGGAAATCTCCAAGGACGACGACGCAGCGATGCACGACGCCGTCAAGGATTTCAAGAAAAACGGAGCCTTCTGA
- a CDS encoding F0F1 ATP synthase subunit epsilon — MATLHVDVVSAEASIFSGEAKFVSLPGEAGELGILPGHTPLISRIRPGTVRISRTDGTEEDIFVAGGLLEIQPGVVTVLADTAIRSGELDEAKATKARAQAEEALRNAKDKAEIAVVEAELAMLAAQLAAIRKLRGNRN; from the coding sequence ATGGCAACTTTACATGTTGACGTGGTCAGTGCGGAAGCCTCGATCTTCTCGGGCGAGGCGAAGTTTGTCTCGCTGCCCGGTGAAGCAGGCGAGCTCGGGATTCTGCCCGGCCACACGCCGCTGATCTCGCGCATCCGTCCGGGTACCGTGCGGATCTCGCGCACCGATGGCACCGAAGAAGACATCTTCGTGGCTGGCGGCCTGCTCGAGATTCAGCCGGGTGTCGTGACGGTGCTTGCCGACACGGCGATCCGCAGCGGCGAGCTGGACGAAGCGAAAGCGACCAAGGCGCGTGCCCAGGCGGAAGAAGCCCTGCGCAACGCCAAGGACAAGGCCGAGATTGCTGTGGTCGAAGCCGAGCTGGCCATGCTGGCAGCTCAGCTGGCGGCGATCCGCAAGCTGCGTGGCAATCGCAACTGA
- a CDS encoding MBL fold metallo-hydrolase, which translates to MPGEPPSRPRVIQLGAARITRVEDFLGLGFPPAAMFPAITPEHLSAEMAWLAPGYYDPVANQLRTSIHSWLVRTDRHTILVDSCIGNHKTRPSIDRFHQRNEPWLDRLNAAGAAPEDIDFVMCTHLHADHVGWNTRLDASGRWVPTFPNARYLFSRKELARWDPRIHGHVPRPINDNVFDDSILPVLEAGLVQEVDDGFDLDNLMRVEAAYGHTPGHVTIRLKSGAEEGVFSGDVIHHPIQVPHPTLCSVFDEDPALALQVRLAVLQDCAARDAWLFPAHFPEPHCCKIGEHGGRFSLRW; encoded by the coding sequence GTGCCCGGCGAGCCCCCCTCCCGCCCACGGGTCATCCAGCTGGGCGCCGCGCGCATCACCCGGGTCGAGGACTTCCTTGGCCTGGGCTTTCCGCCCGCCGCCATGTTCCCTGCCATTACGCCCGAGCATCTGTCCGCCGAGATGGCCTGGCTCGCCCCCGGCTACTACGACCCGGTGGCGAATCAGCTGCGCACCAGCATCCATAGCTGGCTGGTCCGCACCGACCGCCACACCATCCTGGTGGACAGCTGCATCGGCAACCACAAGACCCGGCCCAGCATCGACCGCTTCCACCAGCGCAACGAACCCTGGCTGGACCGCCTGAACGCCGCGGGCGCCGCGCCCGAAGACATCGACTTCGTCATGTGCACGCACCTGCACGCAGACCACGTCGGCTGGAACACGCGGCTCGACGCCAGCGGCCGCTGGGTGCCGACCTTTCCGAATGCGCGCTACCTGTTTTCGCGGAAGGAACTGGCCCGGTGGGACCCCCGCATCCACGGTCATGTCCCGCGGCCGATCAACGACAACGTGTTCGACGACAGCATCCTGCCGGTGCTCGAAGCCGGCCTGGTGCAGGAAGTGGACGATGGATTCGATCTCGACAACCTGATGCGCGTCGAGGCCGCGTATGGCCACACGCCGGGCCACGTCACCATTCGGCTGAAGTCGGGTGCGGAGGAAGGCGTCTTCTCGGGCGACGTGATCCATCACCCGATCCAGGTGCCCCATCCGACCTTATGTTCGGTATTCGATGAAGACCCGGCGCTGGCGCTGCAGGTCCGGCTGGCCGTCCTGCAAGACTGCGCGGCACGCGACGCGTGGTTGTTCCCGGCGCATTTTCCGGAACCGCACTGCTGCAAGATTGGTGAACACGGCGGAAGATTCAGCCTGCGCTGGTAG
- the atpE gene encoding F0F1 ATP synthase subunit C, translated as MTNVAFVALACGLIIGLGAIGACLGIAIVGGKYIEASARQPELMNPLQTKLFLLAGLIDAAFLIGVGIAMLFAFANPFVG; from the coding sequence ATGACCAACGTCGCTTTCGTCGCTCTCGCTTGCGGTTTGATCATCGGTCTGGGTGCCATTGGCGCATGCTTGGGTATCGCGATCGTCGGTGGCAAGTACATCGAAGCATCGGCTCGTCAGCCTGAACTGATGAACCCGCTGCAAACCAAGCTGTTCCTGTTGGCTGGTCTGATCGACGCGGCATTCCTGATCGGCGTGGGTATCGCCATGCTGTTCGCGTTCGCCAACCCGTTCGTCGGCTAA
- a CDS encoding RidA family protein translates to MPKILVQSAQAPVTGFTDASKPSPLAQAIRAGDFLYVSGQGPLDPATREVVSDDIVEQTRRTLTNLVAVLDAGGATLAQVVNMRVCLRDTTDFPAFNEAFRDFMNGEKVTRTCIGGTPHRKGVKVEIDCVAYLG, encoded by the coding sequence ATGCCCAAGATTCTTGTCCAGTCCGCGCAGGCCCCGGTCACCGGGTTCACCGATGCCAGCAAACCTTCGCCGCTCGCCCAGGCCATTCGCGCGGGCGACTTCCTGTACGTGTCGGGCCAGGGCCCGCTCGATCCGGCCACGCGTGAAGTCGTGTCCGACGACATTGTTGAGCAGACCCGACGTACGCTGACGAATCTGGTGGCGGTGCTCGATGCTGGCGGCGCCACGCTGGCGCAGGTCGTCAACATGCGGGTCTGCCTGCGCGACACCACCGACTTCCCCGCCTTCAACGAAGCCTTCCGCGACTTCATGAATGGCGAAAAAGTGACCCGCACCTGCATCGGCGGCACGCCGCATCGCAAGGGGGTCAAGGTCGAGATCGACTGCGTGGCCTATCTTGGCTGA
- a CDS encoding F0F1 ATP synthase subunit B, whose protein sequence is MNLNATLIFQTLVFFVLALFTMKFVWPPLMKAIEERQLKIAEGLAAAEKGKADLAQAQARVGQVEASAKADNQTRLAQAEKQAAALIEQARKDAELERARILEQAKQDAQQEAQRARDSLRDAVAALAIKGAEEILKREVNAQTHAEMLGRLKAQL, encoded by the coding sequence GTGAATCTGAACGCGACACTGATCTTCCAGACGCTGGTGTTTTTCGTCCTGGCCCTCTTTACGATGAAATTCGTATGGCCGCCGTTGATGAAAGCCATCGAAGAGCGTCAGTTGAAGATTGCGGAAGGCCTCGCCGCCGCTGAGAAAGGCAAGGCTGATCTCGCGCAGGCCCAGGCCCGCGTAGGTCAGGTGGAAGCGTCTGCCAAGGCTGACAACCAGACTCGTCTGGCTCAAGCTGAAAAGCAGGCTGCTGCACTGATCGAACAAGCCAGGAAGGACGCTGAACTCGAACGCGCCCGGATCCTGGAGCAAGCGAAGCAGGATGCGCAGCAAGAAGCGCAACGTGCCCGCGACAGCCTCCGCGATGCGGTGGCCGCACTGGCAATCAAAGGCGCCGAGGAAATCCTCAAGCGCGAAGTGAACGCCCAGACGCATGCCGAGATGCTCGGCCGGCTCAAGGCGCAGCTTTAA
- a CDS encoding F0F1 ATP synthase subunit delta, whose translation MAELSTIARPYAEALFGVARADSAGLTAWAELVAEMAQAASHPDVRSAVADPQFDSAQRVELFASTLKTPLSIDARNFLALLVENGRLLLLPEIASEFLWLKNRHQGEADAEIVSAFPLADAQVAELVAGLEKKFGVKIKPVVSVDASLIGGVRVAVGDQVLDTSVRAQLDRMRDALVA comes from the coding sequence ATGGCTGAACTGTCCACCATCGCCCGGCCCTACGCTGAAGCGCTGTTCGGCGTCGCCCGTGCAGATAGCGCAGGCTTGACCGCTTGGGCCGAACTGGTCGCCGAGATGGCGCAGGCCGCGTCGCACCCCGACGTGCGCAGCGCCGTCGCCGATCCTCAATTCGACAGCGCGCAACGCGTCGAATTGTTTGCGTCGACCTTGAAGACGCCCCTGTCGATCGATGCGCGCAATTTCCTTGCGTTGCTGGTCGAGAACGGTCGTCTGCTGTTGTTGCCGGAAATCGCATCCGAGTTCCTGTGGCTCAAGAACCGCCACCAGGGCGAAGCCGATGCTGAAATCGTCAGCGCGTTTCCGCTGGCCGACGCTCAGGTGGCCGAATTGGTCGCCGGGCTGGAAAAGAAATTCGGCGTGAAAATCAAACCCGTGGTTAGCGTCGATGCATCGTTGATTGGCGGTGTGCGCGTGGCAGTGGGTGATCAGGTGCTCGATACGTCCGTGCGTGCGCAGCTTGATCGTATGCGCGACGCTCTAGTCGCATAG
- a CDS encoding amidase: MPSNGLHRLSIAQLREAYAAGTTTPVDVVESLFDAIGSDPVNAFCVLDKPAARAMAEASAERFRQGASLSPLDGIPVSIKDLIDVAGYPTRRGSTATSDAPAAADAPSVRRLREGGALLFGKTTTSEFGWAANSESTATGVTMHPTLLGKSPGGSSCGAAAQIGRQWGPLALGSDAGGSIRIPASFCGLVGFKPTFGAIPLGPQSAFAEFAHLTPLTRSVEDCRIAMEVLSVADPLDPHSMYPRARTGQEGRGSSAAGSTGPMRSAAAALSNGMPAGSSAPSGGTAAVSASAAALGYCIDIGPDAGLDPAIAAAVEAQVESLRAQGYRVDAFRFDWAALAIDFWNVWLSRIHESFVTLAVHTRAQFDPRLQACFDAGASLSADTLVRSRVRLREASAELARVFSRIDLLLTPAASSGAFDIGKLCADSHPKAADIARTHNWLLGSPYAFPFNLTQQPALALPLGSTAHGLPFGLQIVGRKFHDDQVLAFGAQLESSHAS; encoded by the coding sequence ATGCCTTCCAACGGACTGCACCGCTTGAGCATCGCGCAGTTGCGCGAGGCCTATGCCGCCGGGACGACGACGCCGGTCGACGTGGTCGAGTCGCTGTTCGATGCCATTGGTTCCGACCCGGTCAATGCCTTTTGCGTGCTCGACAAGCCCGCCGCTCGCGCCATGGCCGAGGCATCGGCGGAACGCTTCCGGCAGGGCGCTTCCTTGAGTCCGCTCGATGGCATCCCCGTGTCGATCAAGGACCTGATCGACGTGGCGGGCTACCCCACGCGGCGCGGATCGACGGCCACGTCGGATGCCCCCGCGGCGGCCGATGCGCCCTCGGTGCGGCGCCTGCGCGAAGGCGGCGCGCTGCTCTTCGGCAAGACCACCACGTCGGAATTCGGCTGGGCCGCCAATTCGGAGTCCACGGCCACCGGCGTCACGATGCACCCGACGCTGCTCGGCAAATCGCCCGGCGGATCCAGCTGCGGCGCGGCCGCGCAGATCGGCCGCCAATGGGGCCCGCTGGCGCTGGGCAGCGACGCGGGCGGATCGATCCGCATCCCGGCGTCGTTCTGCGGCCTGGTCGGATTCAAGCCCACTTTTGGCGCGATCCCGCTCGGCCCGCAAAGTGCGTTTGCCGAATTCGCGCACCTGACGCCGTTGACGCGATCCGTCGAAGACTGCCGCATCGCCATGGAAGTGCTGAGCGTTGCGGATCCGCTGGACCCGCATTCGATGTATCCCCGGGCAAGGACAGGCCAGGAAGGCAGAGGATCGTCGGCTGCAGGCAGCACCGGCCCGATGCGATCTGCCGCTGCCGCCCTATCAAACGGAATGCCTGCGGGATCGTCGGCACCGTCGGGCGGCACTGCGGCCGTCTCAGCTTCTGCCGCCGCCCTCGGCTATTGCATCGACATCGGCCCCGACGCGGGCCTGGACCCCGCCATCGCCGCTGCTGTCGAAGCGCAGGTGGAATCGCTGCGCGCCCAAGGCTATCGCGTCGATGCCTTCCGCTTCGACTGGGCCGCGCTGGCCATCGACTTCTGGAACGTGTGGCTCAGCCGCATCCACGAATCCTTCGTGACCCTGGCGGTGCACACCCGCGCGCAATTCGATCCGCGCCTGCAAGCCTGCTTCGATGCCGGGGCCTCGCTATCCGCCGATACCTTGGTGCGCAGCCGCGTCCGCCTGCGGGAAGCGTCCGCCGAACTGGCCCGCGTGTTCTCGCGCATCGACCTGCTGCTGACCCCGGCGGCATCCAGCGGCGCATTCGATATCGGCAAGCTGTGCGCCGACAGTCATCCCAAGGCGGCTGATATCGCGCGCACCCACAACTGGCTGCTGGGCAGCCCGTACGCCTTCCCCTTCAACCTGACCCAGCAGCCCGCGCTGGCCCTGCCACTGGGCAGCACGGCCCACGGCCTGCCCTTCGGCCTGCAGATCGTGGGCCGCAAATTCCATGACGACCAGGTGCTCGCCTTCGGGGCGCAGCTCGAGTCGTCACACGCTTCCTAG
- a CDS encoding ABC transporter substrate-binding protein, translated as MGIIIKTGLGSGIMVAAAIAGLPAAHAQDVVKVGLIAEMSGPFAEFGKQMEAGIKVYQKQYGDTVAGKKVVVVIKDVGGPNPEVAKRHAQELVLREKVQFLAGFGFSPNALAVAPVATEAKTPMIVMNAAAAELTARSPYMVRVSFSFPNIVPPIARWAVDQGYKTAYTVVADYSPGHDVEKSFAAAYKAAGGELVGSVRTPITTLDFSPYMQKIKDVKPAAVFTYVNAGDVAPAFMREFRNRKLSDVGSVLIGTGDITDEAAIDSMGDDALGVVTGYPYSMDHDSPENKKYVQDFKALRGAAARPTIMSVSAYDGMAAIYEALRKTGGKGDGDAMLAALKGLKLTSPRGPIQIDAGNRDVVQRVYMRKVQKVDGRLANVEFATIEPKADTK; from the coding sequence ATGGGCATCATCATCAAGACGGGTCTGGGCAGTGGCATCATGGTCGCCGCCGCGATCGCGGGCCTGCCGGCCGCCCACGCACAGGACGTGGTCAAGGTCGGCCTGATCGCCGAAATGTCGGGCCCGTTTGCCGAGTTCGGCAAGCAGATGGAAGCCGGCATCAAGGTCTACCAGAAGCAGTACGGGGACACGGTGGCAGGCAAGAAAGTGGTGGTCGTCATCAAGGATGTGGGCGGCCCCAATCCTGAAGTCGCCAAACGCCATGCGCAGGAACTGGTGCTGCGCGAGAAGGTGCAGTTCCTGGCGGGCTTCGGCTTCAGCCCGAACGCCCTGGCCGTCGCGCCCGTGGCCACCGAAGCCAAGACGCCCATGATCGTCATGAACGCGGCGGCGGCCGAACTGACGGCACGCTCGCCCTACATGGTGCGGGTGTCGTTCTCGTTCCCGAACATCGTTCCGCCGATCGCGCGCTGGGCCGTGGACCAGGGCTACAAGACGGCCTACACCGTCGTGGCCGACTATTCGCCCGGCCATGATGTCGAAAAATCCTTTGCGGCCGCCTACAAGGCAGCGGGCGGCGAACTGGTCGGCTCGGTGCGCACGCCGATCACCACGCTGGACTTCTCGCCCTACATGCAGAAGATCAAGGACGTGAAGCCAGCCGCCGTCTTTACCTACGTCAACGCCGGTGACGTGGCGCCCGCCTTCATGCGCGAATTCCGCAACCGCAAGCTGTCTGACGTGGGCTCGGTGCTCATCGGCACCGGCGACATTACCGACGAAGCCGCGATCGATTCGATGGGCGACGATGCGCTCGGCGTGGTCACCGGCTATCCGTATTCGATGGACCACGACTCGCCCGAAAACAAAAAGTACGTGCAGGACTTCAAGGCCTTGCGCGGCGCCGCGGCGCGGCCCACCATCATGTCGGTGTCCGCCTATGACGGCATGGCCGCCATCTATGAAGCGCTGCGCAAGACCGGCGGCAAGGGCGACGGCGATGCGATGCTGGCGGCGCTCAAGGGCCTGAAACTGACCAGCCCGCGTGGCCCGATCCAGATCGATGCCGGCAACCGCGACGTCGTTCAACGCGTGTACATGCGCAAGGTCCAGAAGGTCGACGGCCGCCTCGCCAACGTGGAATTCGCCACCATCGAACCCAAGGCCGATACGAAGTAA
- the atpD gene encoding F0F1 ATP synthase subunit beta — protein MSNGTIVQCIGAVVDIQFPRDSMPKVYEALTLADDSQSFAEKGLTFEVQQQLGDGIVRTIAMGSSDGLRRGMSVAANGAPISVPVGLATLGRIMDVLGRPIDEAGPIATDERRAIHQQAPAFDDLSPSVELLETGIKVIDLVCPFAKGGKVGLFGGAGVGKTVNMLELINNIAKQHAGLSVFAGVGERTREGNDFYHEMAEAGVINLENIQESKVAMVFGQMNEPPGNRLRVALSGLTMAEKFRDEGRDILFFVDNIYRYTLAGTEVSALLGRMPSAVGYQPTLAEEMGKLQERITSTKTGSITSIQAVYVPADDLTDPSPATTFQHLDSTVVLSRDIAALGIYPAVDPLDSTSRQLDPQVVGEEHYNVARGVQSTLQRYKELRDIIAILGMDELSPEDKQAVSRARKIQRFLSQPFHVAEVFTGAPGKYVPLKETIRGFKMIVDGECDALPEQAFYMVGTIDEAFEKAKKIQ, from the coding sequence ATGAGCAACGGAACCATCGTTCAGTGCATCGGTGCCGTGGTGGACATTCAGTTCCCCCGCGACAGCATGCCCAAGGTCTATGAAGCCCTGACCCTCGCCGACGACAGCCAGTCGTTTGCAGAAAAAGGCCTGACCTTCGAAGTGCAACAACAGCTCGGCGACGGTATCGTTCGCACGATCGCCATGGGTTCGTCCGACGGTCTCCGTCGTGGCATGTCGGTTGCCGCCAATGGCGCACCGATCTCCGTGCCGGTCGGCCTCGCGACGCTGGGCCGCATCATGGACGTCCTCGGCCGTCCGATCGACGAAGCCGGTCCGATCGCGACCGACGAACGTCGTGCCATTCACCAGCAAGCACCGGCTTTCGACGATCTGTCGCCGTCGGTGGAGCTGCTCGAAACCGGCATCAAGGTGATTGACCTGGTCTGCCCGTTCGCAAAGGGCGGCAAGGTCGGCCTGTTCGGCGGCGCCGGCGTGGGCAAGACCGTGAACATGCTTGAGCTGATCAACAACATCGCCAAGCAGCACGCGGGTCTGTCGGTGTTTGCCGGCGTGGGTGAACGTACCCGCGAAGGCAACGACTTCTATCACGAAATGGCAGAAGCCGGCGTCATCAACCTGGAGAACATCCAGGAATCGAAGGTGGCGATGGTGTTCGGTCAGATGAACGAGCCCCCGGGCAACCGTCTGCGCGTCGCGCTGTCGGGCCTGACGATGGCCGAGAAGTTCCGTGACGAAGGCCGTGACATCCTGTTCTTTGTCGACAACATCTACCGCTACACGCTGGCCGGTACCGAAGTGTCGGCACTGCTGGGCCGTATGCCTTCCGCCGTGGGCTATCAGCCAACGCTGGCTGAAGAAATGGGCAAGCTGCAAGAGCGCATCACGTCGACCAAGACCGGCTCGATCACGTCGATCCAGGCCGTGTACGTCCCTGCGGATGACTTGACCGACCCGTCGCCTGCCACGACCTTCCAGCACTTGGATTCGACCGTCGTGCTGTCGCGTGACATCGCCGCGCTGGGTATCTACCCGGCCGTCGACCCGCTCGACTCCACCAGCCGTCAGCTCGACCCGCAAGTCGTGGGCGAAGAGCACTACAACGTGGCCCGTGGCGTGCAGTCGACGCTGCAGCGCTACAAGGAATTGCGCGACATTATCGCGATTCTGGGTATGGATGAGCTGTCGCCGGAAGACAAGCAGGCTGTGTCCCGCGCGCGGAAGATCCAGCGTTTCCTGTCGCAGCCTTTCCACGTGGCCGAAGTGTTTACCGGCGCACCTGGCAAGTACGTGCCACTGAAGGAAACCATCCGTGGTTTCAAGATGATCGTCGACGGCGAGTGCGATGCACTGCCCGAACAGGCGTTCTACATGGTCGGCACGATCGACGAAGCGTTCGAGAAAGCCAAGAAGATCCAATAA
- a CDS encoding 3-hydroxyanthranilate 3,4-dioxygenase: MFQMPIVDLLKEGEKLSATGKRVSVLWQAPESLVFVARGREYRSEFHINPSDEMMYMIKGEMNLHYRTADGKEEIAVLKEGAVIYTPAGIPHSPRFPPDAYLLVQERARQKGEIDRFQWFCQKCDHPLHEESFTVADYNADPVSKAYRNFFESEEFRTCKACGTVMPAPEST, translated from the coding sequence ATGTTCCAGATGCCCATCGTCGACCTTCTGAAGGAAGGCGAAAAACTCAGTGCCACCGGCAAACGCGTCAGCGTGCTGTGGCAGGCCCCCGAATCGCTCGTGTTCGTCGCCCGTGGCCGCGAGTACCGCAGCGAATTTCACATTAATCCCAGCGACGAAATGATGTACATGATCAAGGGAGAGATGAACCTGCACTACCGCACCGCCGACGGCAAGGAAGAGATTGCCGTGCTGAAAGAAGGCGCCGTGATCTACACCCCCGCCGGCATCCCGCACTCGCCCCGCTTCCCGCCCGATGCCTACCTGCTGGTGCAGGAACGCGCGCGGCAGAAGGGCGAGATCGATCGCTTCCAGTGGTTCTGCCAGAAGTGCGATCACCCGCTGCACGAAGAAAGCTTTACGGTCGCCGACTACAACGCCGATCCGGTATCCAAGGCCTACCGCAATTTCTTCGAGAGCGAAGAATTCCGCACCTGCAAGGCCTGCGGCACCGTCATGCCCGCGCCTGAATCGACCTGA